The Candidatus Obscuribacterales bacterium sequence ACACGGTTATCCTGTTTCCCATTGAGTTAGCCAGAGCTGTGAAAGCGATCGCTCCTCCTCCTGAGTCCTAGTGGGATTAAAGCGACATATGACCATAATGGATATAGCTCCAGGTCGCCGACGAGGATGGACTGCCAAAGATTTTGGGGGTTTCATCATACTCAACTAACTGTCCTACAAGGCGATCGCCCTCGGGAATCACGTTGAAGAATGCTAAGCGATCGGTAATGCGGGCAGCTTGACGCAGATCGTGGGTTACCATCACAATCGTATAATGCTGCTTCATTTCAATGAGTAAGCTACTGATGCGATCAGCGGAGACTGGGTCAAGGGCGGCGCAGGGTTCATCCATTAAGATAATATCTGGCTGTAGGGCAATGGTGCGGGCAATACAAAGGCGCTGCTGCTGACCGCCGGAGAGCAACATGGCATTTTTATTCAAGTCTGCCTTCACCTCTTGCCAGAGACCTACCTGACGCAACACCTGCTCCACAATAGTGTCAATATCTTGCCGACAGCCATTCACCCGTAGCCCAAGGGCAATATTGTCGTATACTGACTTGGGGAAAGGATTGGGTTGCTGAAACACCATGCCAATTCGGCGACGCACAATGGTATCGGGTATGGCGTACAAATTCTGTCCAGCCAGACGAATCTGTCCTTTGATCGTAGCAGCGGGTACAAAATCAAGGAGTCGATTAAAACAACGCAATAGGCTGCTTTTGCCACAGCCTGAGGGGCCAATGAGTCCCGTTATTTGTTTAGGATAGATCTTGAGATTGACCTGGTGCAAAATGGTCTGACCACTGTAGGCGATCGCTAAGTCCTGAGCTTCTAAAATAGCCATGTCTGTCCCAGCCTGAGACATGGAAGAAAATAAAGTAGGCATCCACAAACTCCTAGCGAACATAGCGACTATGGAAATCTCGAAGCAGCACGGCTGCAAGGTTGAGCAGGAACACTAATCCGCCTAGGACTAAAATGGCGGCGGCGGCATTGACCTGATAGCCATCCTGGGGGCGGGCGGCCCAAAAAAAGATTTGGGTGGGCAAGGTCGAAAAGGGATCTTGGAGTCCTGATATGGATAATGATGGAGCAACACTGACAAAGGCGATCGCTCCGATGGCAATGAGGGCAGCGGCTTCTCCGGCAACGCGGGATAGCGCCAGCATAATTCCCGTAATGATACTTGGTGCAGCCGCTGGTATGATGACGTGACATAGTGCCTGGAGGCGGCTCATGCCTACACTGTAGCCAGCCTGCCGGAGCTGACTCGGCACAGAGCGCAGAGCACCGCGGGTAGTAATAATGACTAGGGGCAGGGCAATAATGGACATCACCAGCGCTGCAGAGAGCAGACTGCGTCCGCCGGTAATTGGAGAAAGCTGTCGGACAAAGAGCGCTAGTCCTAGGAGACCATAGAGGATGGAGGGAACAGCAGCTAAGTTAGCAATCAAGACGTCTAGGGTACGATTTAGGGGGCGATCGGGGATGTATTCTTCTAGATAAATAGCGGCTGATATTCCAAGGGGAATGGTCATCATGGCCGTCATCAACATCAGCAACGTTGTTCCCACTAAGGACGCATAGATGCCTGCATCGTCTGGGCGACGAGATGGAAAATTGACGAGAAAGTCCCAGCTTAGTCGGCTAAACCCACTGCGAAAAGCTACAAGAGCCATCAGCAATAGTGTCAAGATGCCCACCATGACGGATAAGAATCCTAGAACCGTCAGCAGGCGATCGAGCCATTGCCGTCGGTTTAGATTGCTGCGAAAGGCCACTGGCGGCAAGGCCATAGCTGGAGCGATCGCTCCTAGGGAAAGCGTTCCCTGCAGCATGTCTACCGATGGAATGAGCAGTTGCTGCATCCCTTTTTTATAGCGATGCAGCAACCATCGCCCGAAGCTATTAAGAGATAAGGTGATTAAAAACAAGACCATGCCCGCCGCAAAAATGGTATGAAACCTCAGGGAATCGGAGGGTACGTCACCTAAGCTCACCTGGATAATATAGGCCGTGATGCTGGAAATGGGAACTAAGGGATTGAGGGTGAGGTGGGGGCGTTGTCCGGCAGCGATCGCTGCAATCATTGTTTCTCCCAAGCTGCGGCTGGCGGCGAGGGTGTAGGAGGCAAGAATTCCCGGCAGGGCGGCGGGCAAGATGATGTGCTGAATCACCTCTCGCTTGGTGAACCCTAGGGTATAGGCTCCCTGTCGAAGGGTAGCGGGTATGCTGCGCAGCGTATCTTCACCAATGGATGAAATGATCGGTACAATCAACACCCCGGTCACTAGTCCAGCGCTCAGGGCGTTAAAAACCGATAGACCGGGGATCACCATCCGCAGAGCTGGCGTGACAAATGAGATAGCAAAGTAGCCAAATACGATCGTGGGAATGCCCGACAGGGTTTCTAGGGCAGATTTCAGCACTTGTCGAGCTGGATCCTTGGCATACTCACTTAAATAGATCGCCGCTAGGGTACCCACGGGAACGGCAAACAGCATGGCGATGGTTGAAATCAGTCCCGTACCGGTTACCAGAACGATGATGCCGTAGCCCTGGTTAGAAAACAGGGGCGTCCAGCTCGTATCGGTGA is a genomic window containing:
- the pstA gene encoding phosphate ABC transporter permease PstA codes for the protein MSLPSFKSPKPTRDRPGSWVDALAHTAFAIAAAIPTMIAIAIMATFIYQSFLFFREVPLGRFLTDTSWTPLFSNQGYGIIVLVTGTGLISTIAMLFAVPVGTLAAIYLSEYAKDPARQVLKSALETLSGIPTIVFGYFAISFVTPALRMVIPGLSVFNALSAGLVTGVLIVPIISSIGEDTLRSIPATLRQGAYTLGFTKREVIQHIILPAALPGILASYTLAASRSLGETMIAAIAAGQRPHLTLNPLVPISSITAYIIQVSLGDVPSDSLRFHTIFAAGMVLFLITLSLNSFGRWLLHRYKKGMQQLLIPSVDMLQGTLSLGAIAPAMALPPVAFRSNLNRRQWLDRLLTVLGFLSVMVGILTLLLMALVAFRSGFSRLSWDFLVNFPSRRPDDAGIYASLVGTTLLMLMTAMMTIPLGISAAIYLEEYIPDRPLNRTLDVLIANLAAVPSILYGLLGLALFVRQLSPITGGRSLLSAALVMSIIALPLVIITTRGALRSVPSQLRQAGYSVGMSRLQALCHVIIPAAAPSIITGIMLALSRVAGEAAALIAIGAIAFVSVAPSLSISGLQDPFSTLPTQIFFWAARPQDGYQVNAAAAILVLGGLVFLLNLAAVLLRDFHSRYVR
- a CDS encoding phosphate ABC transporter ATP-binding protein, translating into MPTLFSSMSQAGTDMAILEAQDLAIAYSGQTILHQVNLKIYPKQITGLIGPSGCGKSSLLRCFNRLLDFVPAATIKGQIRLAGQNLYAIPDTIVRRRIGMVFQQPNPFPKSVYDNIALGLRVNGCRQDIDTIVEQVLRQVGLWQEVKADLNKNAMLLSGGQQQRLCIARTIALQPDIILMDEPCAALDPVSADRISSLLIEMKQHYTIVMVTHDLRQAARITDRLAFFNVIPEGDRLVGQLVEYDETPKIFGSPSSSATWSYIHYGHMSL